The proteins below are encoded in one region of Sphaerodactylus townsendi isolate TG3544 linkage group LG06, MPM_Stown_v2.3, whole genome shotgun sequence:
- the LOC125435404 gene encoding histone H2A-beta, sperm-like has product MSDSQCDMDSSDEAEPSPRKRRPKTSRSCRAGLIFPVGRIDRFLRAGDYAERIGSGASVYMAAVLQYLTYDIVDIAGNIAANDHRRRIAPRHLLETIHCDSELQQVFGGAILPPQGRAKKQSAPSSRRGKGKKMAHSVRRRRNSVVAA; this is encoded by the coding sequence ATGTCTGATAGTCAGTGTGATATGGACAGCTCTGATGAGGCGGAGCCCTCTCCCCGAAAGAGGAGGCCCAAAACTTCCCGGTCTTGCCGAGCTGGACTGATATTCCCAGTAGGCCGTATTGACAGATTCCTCCGGGCAGGTGACTATGCTGAGCGGATTGGATCAGGGGCTTCAGTTTACATGGCTGCCGTGCTCCAGTACTTGACATATGACATTGTAGACATCGCTGGAAACATTGCTGCCAATGATCACAGGCGCCGGATTGCCCCCCGACACTTGCTTGAGACCATCCATTGTGACTCTGAGCTCCAACAGGTGTTTGGAGGAGCCATCCTCCCACCACAGGGAAGAGCCAAGAAACAATCAGCGCCCTCCTCCCGgagagggaagggcaagaagatggCCCACTCTGTGAGGAGAAGGCGTAATTCTGTGGTTGCTGCTTAA